In the Silene latifolia isolate original U9 population chromosome 1, ASM4854445v1, whole genome shotgun sequence genome, tggcatattatACAAAAGCTTACGATAAGGTTGGGCTGTAATATCGAAAGAGACCGATTTTGTCGGTAGTTTGAATGCTATTGTTTGGGATCTTTGAGTTAGAACCTCTTGAATTTGAAGCACGGTGGTGTCGGTTGGTCAATGAGCATAATCTGGATGGTAATTCCTGGTTGTCAACCATGTTTAGAAAAAGGAGAAAATGGATCCCAGCTTATTTTCGTGATGTTCCTATGGGTTGTCTCTTACGAACAACTCAACGTTCTGAGAGTCAGAATAATTTTTTCAAGCGTTTTGAAAATGCACATGGTACACTTGTTGAATTCTTGATGCGGTTTCAAAGCGCCATTGATGTACAGtgccatactcaaaaacaacttGATAGAGATGATGATTGTACTCTTCCACAATTAGCGACTCATCTTAAGTTGGAAGCTCATGCTTCCAAGGTTTATACAAATGCTGCTTTTGCAGATTTTCAAGTAGAAGCTTCTGCTTCTATTTGTACCCTTAGTGTTGGTGGCTTCACACCACCTGCAAACGGTGTAGAATTAATTGGTATTGCTGATGCCAGAACGCAGAAGACCTACCAAGTTGTCTACAATTCTCTCACGAATGACGCTGAATGTTCTTGCAAGCTGTTCAACAGGAAGGGTATTATTTGTAGACACATTATCTGGGTTTACTCTGGAAAACAAGTACACACTTTGCCCGATAAATACCTTCTTATGCGGTGGACCAAGAATGCACATAAGATCCCTCTTTATGGTCCACATGGTGAGTTAATTGAGGATTTTGATGCCACTGATTTACGAAAGATGGAAATGTGCAAGTTATGGTCAGAGTTCTACGCGACCATCAGTGTGCTCAAGAATGTGTCTACGAAGGACATCACTGATCTTGTTGACACACTTAAACAATTCAGGGTGAAACTCAATCCGCAATCAGAGTCAATGACCAAAGAGCAGGAGTTGGAGATGCTTCTTGGGTGCAGTTCCTCAACTGAGGTGAGGATTCTACCACCTCGTCAGGCAAAGAACAAGGGTAGCGGCAAGCGAATGATCTCCAAAAAGCAACAATGCATAGCTAAAGCGGAGAAACCTAAAAGGCTTTGTCGTAATTGCAAACAAATGGCTCACCATGATAAACGAATCGTCCTAATGCTTTTGTACCTGATGCCGACAATAAGGTATGTTCACTATGGAAAGTCTATGTATGAAACTTTTATATATGCTTTGTATGGTCACGAGTcgaaaacaatatcacagttattTTAAATAATATCACCTCTTATACTAAACAAAGATCACTATTTGACGATAACGAAATGTGAACTTATTTGAGGATAACAGAATGTGTCAACACATATGTTTCAACTTTTTAAAATATTTTCCTGGTAATTTTAGAAACAATACCACAccttattataaataatatcacaccttattagaaataatatcacactttgTAGTACACA is a window encoding:
- the LOC141651196 gene encoding protein FAR1-RELATED SEQUENCE 9-like yields the protein MFRKRRKWIPAYFRDVPMGCLLRTTQRSESQNNFFKRFENAHGTLVEFLMRFQSAIDVQCHTQKQLDRDDDCTLPQLATHLKLEAHASKVYTNAAFADFQVEASASICTLSVGGFTPPANGVELIGIADARTQKTYQVVYNSLTNDAECSCKLFNRKGIICRHIIWVYSGKQVHTLPDKYLLMRWTKNAHKIPLYGPHGELIEDFDATDLRKMEMCKLWSEFYATISVLKNVSTKDITDLVDTLKQFRVKLNPQSESMTKEQELEMLLGCSSSTEVRILPPRQAKNKGSGKRMISKKQQCIAKAEKPKRLCRNCKQMAHHDKRIVLMLLYLMPTISSDEDDADDG